AGTAGAGGGTATTACCTGATCTGAAGTCATAGTGGAAGACACCATTGAGGAAGGAGCAGCATGTGCAGAGCTGTTGACCAGGTCATGAGCAGGTACAACTGTTGGAGAAGAAGGAGACTTTCATTCATGTGTTGAATAAGGGACTGATGATGGTAGAGAAGGGTGCAGGATTGGAAGGAAGATAGGGGATGAATCTGCAGGTGATGTTGAGGGAGATGATGCGTCAGGAAGAGGATGAATAAAGGGAAGTACAAATTGGGGAGATGTTGCCCATGTGGACATCGTTGTGGAGTTGAAATGAACCATTGAGTTGAAACCAGAGATGGACGGGAAGTGAGTCAACAAAGTCTACATGACGAGAAATGTACATGCGATGAGAGGTCGGTTCGAAACACATATAGGCATTGTGAATGTTGGAATAGCCGAGAAAGAGGCATGGTTTGGATAGTTGTTGTAATTTGTGTCAAGTGTATGGTCGTAACCATGGATAACAGAGGCAGCCGAAGGCACGTAGTTTGGAATAATTGGGTAAAGAGTGAAATAGATTCTCAAAAGGTGACTTGGATTCAAGGATTGGAGTGGGGAGCCGGTTTATGAGATAGATAGCAGTGGAAAATGCGTATCACCAGAAGGAAAGTGGGAGTTTTGCATGATAAAGTATGGTAAGACCTATTTCAACTACGTGATGATGACGTCGTTCGGCAGTGGCAATATGTTGGGGAGTATAAGGAGGGGACATGAGATGTTGAATGCCATGACtttcaaaaatatttgagaCCTTTAAATTCAGTCCCTTCATCGAAATAAATTGTAACGATTGATGTTTTGAGAAAATTTCCACCATGGATTTGAATTTGGAAAGATTGTGAAAATGTCTTATTTGTGTGCCATAGGAAAAAACCATATGTATTTAGTGTAATGATCCACAAATAGAACATAATAAGAAATACCATTAATAGATCTGATGGGGGAAGGGCCCCAAACATCAGTATAAATGACATCAAGGGAGCCACGACTAGTAACAGTAGAAGTTACAAAAGGAAGTTTGTGGCTCTTATTACATTTGCAGGAatcagaaaaaggagaaagaaatttAGTACTAGTGGGAAGATTGTGAGAAGAAATCAACTGACGAACAATTTTGGGGGACGGGTGGCCGAGTCTATCATGCCATAATTGAAGAGATGGTTTGATAACAGTTGAAAAAGCCTGCTTCTGTACCAGGGAAGAGGTCTACATAGTAGGCCATTCATAAACATTGTTTCTACTCTGACCGCGAACCAGTGGTACTCCGTGGCTATGTCCTTTACATGAAAAAAAGTAGGACAAAATTCAACAGAAGCTCGGTTAGTGTGACAGAATTGAGAGATAGAAATCAAATTTTGCTGCATATTTGGGACACACAAACATTGGATAATTTAAAAGAGGAACGGGAAGAAGGTAATTGAGCACAACCCGTACGAGTGATATTCAAACCTGAACTGTCACTAATGACAGCATCATCGGGCCCTTCACAAGGGCAGTGGAGAAAAATATTGTTGAGATTAGTGGTCACATGATGGGAGGCAATGGTGTCAAGAAGCCATGTAGGGGAGGAGGTATGAGACATGGAGGTTGTGGTATGGTTGGCTTTTGGAGGGATCAGACCCATTAAATGTTTAGCAGCAAAGCAGTCACGGGCACCATGGCTAGGTTTACCATAGAATTGGCAAGTTATTTTCGGGTGTCTCATGGATAGGTCAGAATGGGGAGCCTGAGTGTTAGGGTTATTGTTTGAGAAGGATTTCTTTTTCGTATAGTGGTGGGATGACTGGGCTTAGGAGTGGTGTGTCGGGTGGGATTTGTTGTGAATTCAGTGGGGGTTGCTTGGGTTTCCTCCAACTTAAGGAAGTACTCATACTCAATAAGTTTTTCGTGTAATTCCTCAAAGGTAATGACCGAATCTCTTGCACGGATTGTTGCCGCTAACTCCTTGTACTCAGTTCCAACACTATTGAGTATGTGCAAGATGAGTTGATGTTTAGAGTCAGATGCACCAATACAAGCAAGTTCATCAGATAGAGAGCGGACCTTGCTTAAGAATCAGACATAGAATCAGTCCCTCTAGTGATGTTAGACAGCTGTCCCATGATGCGAGAGGACAACGCATTAGCAAAACTTGTTGCTAACCTCTGCCATGCTTTGGTGGAAATTTTTGAGGAATTGATAAGAGGGATAATCTTCTCAGATAGAGAAGCCATCAGACCATGTAGGATGAATTTATCTTGATGCAACCATGGGGAATGAGCGGGGTTGGGGGACATTATCTAGGGAGATGGTTTCAGGTGGTAGTGTTTGGCTGCCATCAACAAAGTGAAGATCATAATCAAATAGAATAGCATCATTTTGTGCCTTTCATGACGGGTAGTTAGAAGAGGTGAGTTTCACAGGCAACTGATTTGCGTTAAGAGCGACTAAATTGGTAGGAGTTTGGGTGGAAGATGATCGAATAGGATTGGTAACAGTGGTGGTTGGAGGAGTGAGATCAGTAACAATGATGGTTGTAGGTGGGATGTCAGTGGCCATGGAAAGAAGAGCTCATAGGAGTACGttaaagctccgataccatataaaATAATTGAGAGTTTTGATACATGTGAAAGGATAGAAGCAGAAGTGTTTGTATTCATGTATGAGTTACAAAGATATAGACATACATTGTAACAATTTAAACAACTAGATTAGCACTCTCTAATAAGTTACGACTTGGTAACTCTTGGCTTTATCTTTATAGAGTTGTTACAATAATCATGATTGGTTGCTTGGTTACTGGGGACCACATTTAGTTGCTTGATTATATCTCCATGAGTGTTATCTCTAATAAGCAGAGAGGCCAGTGCAGCTTTCGTAGGGAAAGGGGAAGAAGCAACGTGTCACCAAGTCGAGGGTTATGCAGGTCCCACAAATAGCACTGTTCATCAATTAAGAGCCCCCATAGTGGGTGTTATATCTCACACTTGATACCCCACTTTTTGGAAAAGTTCAGCACTATACCTTCACAATGGGACCTTTTTGAACACTTGAATAATAATGGTGTACAATGGAATTTTTAGAGAAACTTGAGAGCTGAAGTGTGTATCAATTTTACCAAAAACCAATCAGAATGGGCCATCTGTCCCTGGTTGTTCAACACCCTAGCTCAAAACAGAAGCCTCGCCTTCGTATCATGATCTTTTCGGCTAGAGATGAACAAGAGACTAGTCACAAAACATGCGTGGTGGGTAAATGTAGTCCACAACAAAGTACTTCTTGACAAGCTCGTTGTGCGCTTTGACACGATCACGATTCATGAATGTGCGTCTAGAAACTCTAGGTGGCTCATTCTCCTCTAAATCTGCAATACCTTGCTCTACCATGTTAATGTCATCAAGCTCTTGTTGTTGTAGAGCCAAAATTTGTTCAATGAGTTGCTGTTGAAATTGCCAATTAGAAGGACCTGCCATTGATGTTGCAAAAGCTAGAGAGTGAAGAATGAGGATACAAGATGAATCATACTGAGgtagaagctttgaaattgttgtGAAGGGAGATGTAGTTGCTCTggtttattgttgttgttgaaaTAGTACGGGTATCATTGAAAACGAAGGTCTGCATTCATTGAATTGCACTGATATAAGGACATTAATTCATAAATGATATATAATTGAATGAGAAGTTGAATGAGAAATTGCctattcaaatttaattttacaCATGCTCATAAATTTGTTGTAAATGAAACCTTAAAttgtttgtttaattatttgaaCTATTTTGTTCATATAAGAATTTATGAATAGAAGGAAAGTGGAGATTGATAGTTTGCTGaaatggtttttttattttattataggAAATATGGAGGAAAAGTAAAGGTTGGTTATTCTCAAGAAATGGTGGAGCTTCTACAATCGTGGGTGTGTATGAAATACACACTCCAAAATATAATGAGTGccaaattttgagacaatatcaaATGTGTATCAAGGgcacccattgtggatgctctaggGGCTTATCCAACATTTATCAAGAGCTAATTTGTGTCCATTATAGAGCTCTAGTACCACACATTTCCATGATTTGGTGTTTCAAGTGCTTGAGAATGGTACCACTGTGGATGATCTATGGGGGACATATTTCTTGTACTTATCTTCTCTATTTTCTAGTATAGCAGCTAAATGgcttcaaatattcaaaataatttatggGGCTCTAGAGACTTCTTTAAGGCCCTTGTTTTGTCGAAAGCTTAGCAATTGGTTTTGACCAAAAAGTGAAAGCAAGGAGACAAAAGAAACcaaaggttgtgtttggtatcacttccaaaaattttgaaaaataaaaataaaaaacaaaaacataaaacataaaatataaaatgaaaacataaaattggaacttgtttggttgaatacttgaaaagaaaaactgaaaaaaaaaaagcgtgtttatgcttttattttcataataatagaatatatgcacaccactatatttttcgtAACTGTAATCTTTGCCGTGTCTATTGCAACGTAATTCACCGTTGAAAACatcaacagaaagaaaaaaagatgagaaataaaacaataactcaaagtatatttgatcattgtctcatatttctatacaatttgcaatctgaaatcttaaagaaagtgcaatctataataagtgtaactaattctgttttcaaaacttttaaaaacttttttttgttgttttcaaaaattttgaaaacctgtttttggttttcataaaaaccaaaacagaaaatacaaacaaacaacaaaaaattattttctattttttgaaaactaaaacaaaaaacaagaaacaaaagtgataccaaacagaccctaaaaaatcattttgtttcaaaacaaaaaaagcttTCTAGGTTTTAATGGTAAGTGCAAATTTTCTTCCCTGCACCCTGTTTGTATATGTATCTGTAACAAACTGAACCTGGTGATTATTTTTACAGGAAGCATACCAGTAGGAAGGTCAACAACTCCAGTAATATCGAACCAGATCTGCCGCTTTCACACCACCACTCATCACCATGATTTTTGAGTCatttgaagaagagaaaaaacccAAACAGTAAATGACCTAGATGAACGCCAATTACCCTTTACGGCGAACGCCAATTACCCTTTACGGCGATCTGCCGCTGAAACTTCACACTTGAGCCATTTCTAATTTACAAATCTAAGATATTCACGCAGAACCatctgaatttctttatctTTTCAAGAAAATTTCAGATTGCACTCGGAATAATGACAGAAATTAAATATTCACATAGATACAGCTTCAAACACAATATTCAACAGTTTTTGAAAGTTGCCTAAGATCATAAAGTCAACATGTTTCACCGTCTCATATTTCGTAGAACGCTTGAGATTACAGTTTTGACAGCTAACCACAACAGTTGTTCTTCTGCTGGATGGGCTGGCCCTTCATCTCAATAGTTCCTGTTGACTTGTTAGCATTTGGCTGGTTACCCATTCtgcaaaagtttcaaaaatcaaacaagcaACATACAGAGAATATAGGTTTGTTTTACTATACTTATGTGACTTTTGTGATCAAAGTTTGAAACAAATTCGCATAAATCCTAAACCGTTCATGCACATTAGGCAAGAAGATGCACCTGTGGAAAAATTTAACCACCATCCAGTATTTTGCACAGGCTGATTTTCTGTAAATCAATAAATAACAGCCTTTTCTATATCTAGCTTTCACtaaaaaatcaaccaaacaaaacacacttctatttttcttttcaagataGGATATGAAATCTGTAATAATCTTATTGGTAATGTAATAGGAAGAGGGACAGGTGAGAGACATCAAATTGCAGAATATCAAACTtcttaacaataaaaaattgaatagaGAACCAtgagtagctcagatgacactcatgtgtgtggtatctcataaaaGTCTTGAGTTCGAGCCTCCCTCATCCCCTTcccttgtattcaaaaaaaaaaattgaatagaaTACAAACAGATCAACTGTCCAAACAGCTAGCAAAAACAACCTCGAAATAAGCATTTAAATGAGCTTACTGTGATGAGATGATGTTTAAGGATGTAAAAGATGAAaagtaaattaaaaaagaaaaaaaaaaggcatatgCACATTAACAAGAAACCGCAGCAtctgaaacttgaaaagcatgaTAGAATGGACTGATGGTTTTACTTTTTCTTAATCTCGCTAGCCATGGTTAAGAAAGCCTGCTCCACATTTATCGAATCCTTTGCACTTGTCTCCAAGAAAGGAATCCCAAGCTCATCTGCAAATGCCTGCAATTAATTTGGGTGAAGGAGAGCAGAATGAATAAGAAAGTTATTCAAATGTTAATGATTAGAAACAAGTCAAACAACGCAGTGTTCAGACACTGCATCTGGATGGACCCCAAATTGGCTTAGGGTGAATCATATTACCACATCCAGAAAATATCAAGAGCAACCAGAACTTCGTGAGTTAAAAATGATAATCGCATAAAACATAAATCTTAAAATAGATGGATTGCACATCAAAAGCCCAAACAAGCAAAGATCCCAACCCATAGAACATACTCCCCGACCATTCAAAGGACCAGTGAGCAAAGATGTAGCATAAAGTACTTTAGTGGAGACAGCTTcatacaaaataattaaaaattcccACACCTTTGCAGTTTGAGTGTCCACAACCTTGTTCTCAACTAAGTCACATTTGTTTCCAACAAGAAGCTTGCATACACTATCATTAGCATATCTATCAATCTCATTCAACCACTGCTTCACATTGTTGAAGCTCTCCATCTCAGTGACATCATAGACAATCTGTTACATCCAAAACGTGCAGGATTCTCAGGCCATTGCAAACTCATATTTATAAAGGAAATACATCTTAATAACTACTTTAGATAGATGACCCCTTCAGTTTTCCTCTATGTTACTGAATCTCTCAATGGGGGGCTAACATTAGGAAGTttagcaaaataaaaaattccaagctagctttcaaattcaaaaaaattcccAAATTTTCACAAGCACTTCTGAGCTCACATAACAAATGTTGTTagaaattggggaaaaaaaaggttctGTAACTACAGCTATACACaggtaatttttaaaaaaaaaaacagtagaaAAGAATCACAATAACTCTATATTGTATTTATGAAATATAGGTTTCAAAAGGCACAACACTATCGATTTAACACATGCAAATTAGCAAAAGAACTTTCAGTTAGTAAAAAATATGTTCTATAAAAATGATCTCTGACCACAAGAGATCCATGTGAAACGGAAGTTTGATTTTCCATATTACATGCACCTTAACTCATTAAAACAAACTAGAGTGAAACCATTGACATGCAAGAAAGTGAGCAATTAACCCTTAGACCTCGGGACCAATGATAGAACAAACAGCAAATAAACATCCACAGAAAGTAGCTACAAGGGTGGAGTTGTTTACTATTATCCCATGTGCTCCTCGGTAATAACTGCTAGTTATAGTACGGAAGCGCTCCTGTCCTGCAGTATCCCACTAAACAGACAAATGAGAACAAAAAGTTGAATCCGAAATTGTACAACAATTAAACTTCATTGAGAAATTAAGTCAATACAACTATACAAGCGGACGTGTGattcagtggtagagttgtaaggGTGCCACCTAGAGGttataggttcaattcctagaaacatcttcacatattatgcggGGTAAAGACTACATACATCTTGTCtatccccgaccccgcccactgtGAGAGTCTTGTGCACcgatgttgtttaccttttttttatctGAGAAATTAAGTCAATGCTTATCTCCTATCGAATAAATTATGTTCCAACATAGAAAATTTGATAATCAAAGGCGCAATCGTAATGGGATTAAATTACAATTATAGTCTAAACTTTTTCGGCTGCTTCTTCTAGCATAATTAAGTATGCGATTTTCTGCAAATCAGTTATCATCACAATCAAGATCAAAAGGCTATCTAAACTCTAAAGATTCACAGTACTCAAAAGATTCACTTTAGTACATGCCTATGAACACACCGCACTTGAATGTCTAACTGGTATCTTAATTAAGTATACATAAAAGCAAAGGCTAtccaactaataattaatcaaacaaattcAGACTAGGAGATCTTTCACAGTTTCACTCAC
This sequence is a window from Tripterygium wilfordii isolate XIE 37 chromosome 8, ASM1340144v1, whole genome shotgun sequence. Protein-coding genes within it:
- the LOC120003413 gene encoding ras-related protein RABD1; protein product: MSNEYDYLFKLLLIGDSSVGKSCLLLKFADDSYVDSYISTIGVDFKIRTVELDGKTIKLQIWDTAGQERFRTITSSYYRGAHGIIIVYDVTEMESFNNVKQWLNEIDRYANDSVCKLLVGNKCDLVENKVVDTQTAKAFADELGIPFLETSAKDSINVEQAFLTMASEIKKKMGNQPNANKSTGTIEMKGQPIQQKNNCCG